One segment of Nocardia farcinica DNA contains the following:
- a CDS encoding cation transporter, with product MTTTTYTVKGMTCGHCASAVETEIGKIDAVTSVQVDLKGGAVRVESTAPLADADVVAAVDEAGYEVVL from the coding sequence ATGACCACCACCACCTACACCGTCAAGGGCATGACCTGCGGCCACTGCGCGAGTGCGGTCGAGACGGAGATCGGCAAGATCGACGCGGTCACGTCCGTCCAGGTGGACCTGAAGGGCGGCGCCGTGCGCGTGGAGAGCACCGCGCCGCTGGCCGATGCCGATGTCGTCGCCGCCGTGGACGAAGCGGGGTACGAGGTCGTCCTCTGA
- a CDS encoding Abi-alpha family protein has translation MTESSDEDHTPSKELAPWPLAEDAPAGRSRRAPISPVRTVRAAGGVAKVALTAAGEVTAWTVDTALGVTGTVVKGSMAGLPPREVLAEAEAEVRDAVRRALRLPAAADATDPALPTLREQGAALLRLSASPTQEQSETHPAFAGILAELTPDEARVLRLLYRDGPQPAMDIRAGRRGLRSERRVEGASVIGEHAGVRFPNRVPQYLTNLRRLGLIELAAEPVDNPHRYQLIEAQAAVRELLKRSGFGTKVSYRSIVLTSFGSDFVRTCLPVVAPGEQAETS, from the coding sequence ATGACGGAATCATCCGACGAGGACCATACTCCGTCGAAGGAGCTCGCCCCGTGGCCGCTGGCCGAGGACGCTCCGGCCGGGCGCTCGCGTCGCGCGCCGATCTCCCCGGTCCGCACCGTCCGCGCCGCGGGCGGCGTCGCCAAGGTCGCCCTGACCGCGGCCGGTGAGGTCACCGCGTGGACCGTCGACACCGCGCTCGGCGTCACCGGCACCGTCGTGAAGGGATCGATGGCCGGCCTGCCGCCGCGCGAGGTGCTCGCCGAGGCCGAAGCCGAGGTGCGCGACGCCGTCCGCCGGGCGCTGCGGTTGCCCGCCGCCGCCGACGCCACCGATCCGGCGCTGCCCACCCTGCGCGAACAGGGCGCCGCGCTGCTGCGGCTGTCGGCCAGCCCGACCCAGGAACAATCCGAGACGCACCCGGCCTTCGCGGGCATCCTCGCCGAACTCACCCCCGACGAGGCCCGCGTCCTGCGCCTGCTCTACCGCGACGGGCCGCAGCCCGCGATGGACATCCGCGCCGGGCGGCGCGGCCTGCGCAGCGAACGGCGGGTGGAGGGCGCGAGCGTCATCGGCGAGCACGCCGGGGTGCGCTTCCCCAACCGGGTGCCGCAGTACCTGACCAACCTGCGCAGGCTCGGCCTGATCGAACTGGCCGCGGAACCGGTCGACAACCCGCACCGCTACCAGCTGATCGAAGCGCAGGCCGCGGTGCGGGAACTGTTGAAGCGCTCCGGTTTCGGCACCAAGGTCAGCTACCGCAGCATCGTGCTCACCTCGTTCGGCAGCGACTTCGTGCGCACCTGCCTGCCGGTCGTCGCGCCGGGCGAGCAGGCCGAGACCAGCTAG
- a CDS encoding 4-(cytidine 5'-diphospho)-2-C-methyl-D-erythritol kinase, which translates to MLSVVPSPVLVRAPSKVNLHLGVGDLRPDGYHDLTTVFQALSLGDDLRISPASALTVKVNGEGAAEVPTDRTNLVWKAAVRLAHLVGRAPLVEIVIDKGIPVAGGMAGGSADAAAALVGLNELWDMGLGRDELSALAAELGSDVPFALHGGTALGTGRGERLLPVLSRNTFHWVLAFAKGGLSTPAVFAELDRLREHGDPPRLGDPQALMQALASGDPAQLAPLLGNDLQAAAVSLKPELRRTLRAGVTAGALAGLVSGSGPTCAFLCESADAAVAVAAELAGAGVARSVRTASGPVPGARVIDPES; encoded by the coding sequence GTGCTGTCAGTTGTGCCCAGTCCGGTTCTCGTGCGCGCGCCCTCGAAGGTGAACCTGCACCTCGGTGTCGGCGACCTGCGCCCCGACGGCTACCACGACCTGACCACGGTGTTCCAGGCGCTGTCCCTCGGCGACGACCTGCGGATCTCGCCCGCCTCGGCGCTCACGGTGAAGGTGAACGGCGAGGGCGCCGCCGAGGTGCCCACCGATCGCACGAATCTGGTGTGGAAGGCCGCGGTGCGGTTGGCCCACCTGGTCGGGCGGGCGCCACTGGTGGAGATCGTCATCGACAAGGGCATCCCGGTGGCGGGCGGGATGGCGGGCGGCAGCGCCGACGCCGCCGCCGCGCTGGTCGGCCTCAACGAGCTGTGGGACATGGGCCTGGGCCGTGACGAATTGTCCGCGCTCGCCGCCGAACTCGGCAGCGACGTGCCCTTCGCCCTGCACGGCGGCACCGCGCTGGGCACCGGCCGGGGCGAGCGATTGCTTCCGGTGCTGTCGCGCAACACCTTTCACTGGGTGCTCGCCTTCGCCAAGGGCGGGCTGTCCACCCCGGCGGTGTTCGCCGAACTCGACCGGCTGCGCGAGCACGGCGACCCGCCGCGCCTCGGCGACCCGCAGGCCCTGATGCAGGCGCTGGCCTCCGGCGACCCCGCCCAGCTCGCGCCGCTGCTCGGCAACGACCTGCAGGCCGCGGCGGTCTCGTTGAAGCCCGAGCTGCGCCGCACGCTGCGCGCGGGCGTCACCGCGGGCGCGCTGGCCGGGCTGGTCTCCGGCTCCGGACCCACCTGTGCGTTCCTGTGCGAGAGCGCGGACGCCGCCGTCGCGGTCGCGGCGGAGCTGGCCGGGGCGGGCGTGGCCCGCAGCGTGCGCACCGCGAGCGGGCCGGTGCCCGGCGCGCGCGTCATCGATCCGGAGAGCTGA
- a CDS encoding ABC-F family ATP-binding cassette domain-containing protein yields MSNLINLEQVSKSFGITPLLDNVSLGVHAGERIGVVGLNGGGKTTLLEVLTGLEEPDSGRVSRLGGLRMAVVTQRGVLPDGATVGQVVLAGLTDDAAGGELAEHEWAADARIRSVLEGIGIQDLGHDTPVTNLSGGERRRVALAAALVRDLDLLVLDEPTNHLDVEGVQWLARHLLERRSALVVVTHDRWFLDTVATRTWEVVGGKVESYEGGYGDWIFARAERARQADATEARRRNLARKELAWLRRGPQARTSKPRYRVEAAEALIADVPPPRDSVSLAAFARKRLGRVVIELEDATLTTPDGRELVRDLTWRLAPGERVGLVGVNGSGKTTLLRALAGDVEPRAGTRIQGQTVRIGWLRQELDDLPTDLRVLEAVQQVAQRIMLGDKEISAGQLAERLGFSPARQRTPVGDLSGGERRRLQLTRILMSEPNVLLLDEPTNDLDIDTLQQLEDLLDNWAGTLVVISHDRYLIERICDSTWALFGDGKLTNLPGGIEEYLRKRAANAARPASQTRSASEAPTTDAAAYRAARKELAKLERTIDKLTQREQQLHAALADAATDPDKLVTLGAELKQVLTDKDAAEERWLELAEDTP; encoded by the coding sequence ATGTCCAACCTGATCAATCTCGAACAGGTCTCCAAGAGCTTCGGGATCACCCCGCTCCTCGACAACGTCTCGCTCGGCGTGCACGCCGGCGAGCGGATCGGCGTGGTCGGCCTCAACGGCGGCGGCAAGACGACGCTGCTCGAGGTCCTGACCGGCCTGGAGGAACCCGACTCGGGGCGGGTGAGCAGGCTGGGTGGACTGCGGATGGCGGTGGTCACCCAGCGCGGCGTGCTGCCGGACGGCGCCACCGTCGGCCAGGTGGTGCTGGCGGGCCTCACCGACGACGCGGCGGGTGGCGAACTGGCCGAGCACGAGTGGGCCGCCGACGCGCGCATCCGCTCGGTGCTCGAGGGCATCGGCATCCAGGATCTCGGCCACGACACCCCGGTGACCAACCTCTCCGGCGGGGAGCGGCGCCGCGTCGCGCTGGCCGCCGCGCTGGTGCGCGACCTGGATCTGCTGGTGCTCGACGAGCCGACCAACCACCTCGACGTCGAGGGGGTGCAGTGGTTGGCCCGGCATCTGCTCGAGCGCCGCAGCGCCCTGGTCGTGGTGACCCACGACCGCTGGTTCCTCGACACCGTCGCCACCCGCACCTGGGAGGTCGTCGGCGGCAAGGTGGAGAGCTACGAGGGCGGTTACGGCGACTGGATCTTCGCCCGCGCCGAACGGGCGCGCCAGGCCGACGCCACCGAGGCGCGCCGGCGCAACCTCGCCCGCAAGGAACTGGCCTGGCTGCGCCGCGGCCCGCAGGCGCGCACCTCCAAGCCGCGCTACCGGGTGGAGGCGGCCGAGGCGCTGATCGCCGACGTCCCGCCGCCACGCGACAGCGTCAGCCTGGCCGCCTTCGCCCGCAAACGGCTGGGCCGGGTGGTGATCGAACTCGAGGACGCCACCCTCACCACGCCCGACGGGCGCGAGCTGGTGCGCGACCTCACCTGGCGGCTGGCGCCGGGGGAGCGGGTCGGCCTGGTCGGCGTCAACGGCTCGGGCAAGACCACCCTGTTGCGCGCGCTGGCCGGAGACGTCGAGCCGCGCGCGGGCACGCGCATCCAGGGCCAGACCGTCCGCATCGGCTGGCTGCGCCAGGAACTCGACGACCTGCCCACCGACCTGCGGGTGCTCGAGGCCGTGCAGCAGGTCGCGCAGCGGATCATGTTGGGCGACAAGGAGATCTCCGCCGGGCAGCTGGCCGAGCGGCTCGGGTTCAGCCCGGCTCGCCAGCGCACCCCGGTCGGCGACCTCTCCGGTGGCGAGCGGCGCAGGCTCCAGCTCACCCGCATCCTGATGTCGGAGCCGAACGTGCTGCTGCTCGACGAGCCGACCAACGACCTCGACATCGACACCCTGCAGCAGCTGGAGGATCTGCTCGACAACTGGGCGGGCACGCTGGTGGTCATCAGTCACGACCGCTACCTGATCGAGCGCATCTGCGACTCCACCTGGGCGTTGTTCGGCGACGGCAAGCTCACCAACCTGCCCGGCGGTATCGAGGAGTACCTGCGCAAGCGGGCCGCGAATGCCGCGCGGCCGGCGAGCCAGACCAGATCGGCGAGCGAGGCGCCGACCACCGACGCCGCCGCCTACCGCGCCGCGCGCAAGGAACTGGCCAAACTCGAGCGCACCATCGACAAGCTCACCCAGCGCGAGCAGCAGTTGCACGCGGCGCTGGCCGATGCCGCCACCGATCCGGACAAGCTGGTGACCCTCGGCGCCGAACTCAAACAGGTGCTGACGGACAAGGACGCCGCCGAGGAACGCTGGCTGGAACTGGCCGAGGACACCCCCTGA
- a CDS encoding Abi-alpha family protein — translation MADDRTGQDVARAGSRSVERSSDVEQRQISNEARLIRGVFRAAGLAAGTAVRGSQWAVNTSLEVTKELTKAALDGESSADIAERTGNALRSIARSALGVTEGSVREIVSYVPTPTGPNQQAIPVGSYLRSATSEELRRRGDALLARSADVYFTEDVHPAYDRILDELAPDEARILRFMALNGPQPSVDVRTNRPLGIGSELVQGDLTSVPEQAGVRYPDRARSYLINLNRLGLTRTSEDPVVLSRYMVLEVQPVVEAALKKAGRAPKIVRKSFRLTEFGEDFCHTCFTLGQ, via the coding sequence GTGGCAGACGACAGGACCGGACAGGACGTGGCCCGGGCCGGTTCCCGCTCGGTCGAACGCAGTTCGGACGTCGAACAGCGGCAGATCAGCAACGAGGCCCGGCTGATCCGCGGCGTGTTCCGCGCCGCCGGGCTGGCCGCGGGCACGGCCGTGCGCGGGAGCCAGTGGGCGGTCAACACGTCGCTGGAGGTGACCAAGGAGCTCACCAAGGCCGCCCTCGACGGTGAGTCCTCGGCCGACATCGCCGAGCGCACCGGCAACGCGCTGCGCTCGATCGCCCGCAGCGCGCTCGGTGTCACCGAGGGGTCGGTGCGCGAGATCGTCAGCTACGTGCCCACCCCGACCGGGCCGAACCAGCAGGCCATCCCGGTGGGCTCCTACCTGCGCTCGGCCACCTCCGAGGAACTGCGCAGGCGCGGCGACGCCCTGCTGGCCCGCTCGGCCGACGTCTACTTCACCGAGGACGTGCACCCGGCCTACGACCGCATCCTCGACGAACTAGCCCCCGACGAGGCGCGCATCCTGCGGTTCATGGCGCTCAACGGTCCGCAACCCTCGGTCGACGTGCGCACCAACCGCCCGCTCGGCATCGGCTCGGAGCTGGTGCAGGGCGATCTGACCTCGGTGCCCGAGCAGGCCGGCGTGCGCTACCCGGACCGCGCCCGCTCGTACCTCATCAACCTCAACCGCCTCGGCCTGACCCGCACCTCCGAGGACCCGGTGGTGCTGAGCCGGTACATGGTGCTCGAGGTGCAGCCGGTGGTCGAGGCGGCGCTGAAGAAGGCGGGCCGCGCACCCAAGATCGTGCGCAAGAGTTTCCGGCTGACCGAGTTCGGCGAGGATTTCTGCCACACCTGCTTCACCCTCGGGCAGTGA
- a CDS encoding resuscitation-promoting factor, whose protein sequence is MSPIAKINRSRSPLLYAAVAALLLTLIVGASMAIVNRKTVTVVVDGQQTVQTTMSRNVAGVLRAAGFEVTDRDLVRPGLGAAVVDGATIVLNRAREVALTVDGAVRKVWTTGLTAGEALEQLKLPADAYVSPGRDKPLPLSGAALTVATPRTVSLLDGAGAPVDVRLAAPTVGEFLSVAGVPLVEQDTVEPAPDTPLADGLRVVVTRKRVEKLTETLPLDPPENVIEDPTMNMSRTVVESEGVPGVHDVTFSITKVNGAEVERTPVESVVKVPAQPKTVRKGAKPGTEVPPVRDGAIWDALAQCESNGNWAINTGNGYYGGIQFDQSTWERQGGLRYAPRADLATREEQIAIAEVTRARQGWGAWPACTSRLGLS, encoded by the coding sequence ATGTCCCCCATCGCGAAGATCAACCGGTCACGCTCGCCGCTGCTGTACGCGGCGGTGGCGGCGTTGCTGCTGACGCTGATCGTGGGCGCCTCCATGGCCATCGTGAACCGCAAGACGGTCACCGTGGTGGTGGACGGCCAGCAGACGGTGCAGACCACCATGTCCCGCAACGTGGCGGGTGTGCTGCGCGCCGCGGGCTTCGAGGTGACCGACCGCGATCTGGTCCGTCCCGGCCTCGGGGCGGCCGTGGTCGACGGCGCGACGATCGTGCTGAACCGGGCGCGCGAGGTGGCGCTCACCGTGGACGGCGCCGTGCGCAAGGTCTGGACCACCGGTCTCACCGCGGGCGAGGCGCTCGAGCAGTTGAAGCTGCCCGCCGACGCCTACGTCTCGCCCGGCCGGGACAAGCCGCTGCCGCTCAGCGGCGCCGCGCTGACCGTGGCCACGCCGCGCACCGTCTCGCTGCTCGACGGCGCGGGCGCTCCGGTGGACGTGCGCCTGGCCGCGCCGACCGTCGGGGAATTCCTCTCCGTCGCCGGTGTGCCGCTGGTCGAGCAGGACACCGTCGAACCCGCCCCGGACACCCCGCTCGCTGACGGCCTGCGTGTGGTGGTCACCCGCAAGCGCGTCGAAAAGCTCACCGAGACACTGCCGCTGGATCCGCCGGAGAACGTCATCGAGGATCCGACGATGAACATGAGCCGCACCGTGGTGGAGAGCGAGGGCGTGCCGGGGGTGCACGACGTGACCTTCTCGATCACCAAGGTCAACGGTGCGGAGGTGGAGCGCACGCCGGTCGAGTCGGTGGTGAAGGTGCCGGCCCAGCCCAAGACCGTCCGCAAGGGCGCCAAGCCGGGCACCGAGGTGCCTCCGGTGCGTGACGGCGCGATCTGGGACGCGCTGGCGCAGTGCGAATCCAACGGCAACTGGGCCATCAACACCGGCAACGGCTACTACGGCGGCATCCAGTTCGACCAGAGCACCTGGGAACGGCAGGGCGGCCTGCGCTACGCCCCGCGCGCCGACCTGGCGACCCGCGAGGAACAGATCGCCATCGCCGAGGTCACCCGCGCCCGCCAGGGCTGGGGAGCCTGGCCCGCCTGCACCAGCAGGCTGGGCCTGAGCTGA
- a CDS encoding nuclear transport factor 2 family protein has translation MDDVTAINRLKFRYLRTLDTKSWDEFADTMVPEATATYSEYLQFESREAFLAFLRNTLGPHVITEHRCDHPEIDVDGDTATGTWYLADTVLIPEHNMLLRGAAYYSDRYVRCDDGRWRIAHTGYERTYEVVLSLSDLPSLRLTSSRWGLIAREDGIASVEREPGAAAQAYREPDSA, from the coding sequence ATGGACGATGTCACGGCCATCAACCGGCTCAAATTCCGTTACCTGCGCACCCTCGACACCAAATCCTGGGACGAGTTCGCCGACACGATGGTTCCCGAGGCCACCGCGACCTATAGCGAATACCTGCAATTCGAATCCCGGGAGGCATTTCTGGCCTTCCTGCGCAACACGCTCGGGCCGCACGTCATCACCGAGCACCGCTGCGATCACCCCGAGATCGATGTCGACGGCGACACCGCCACCGGCACCTGGTACCTGGCCGACACCGTCCTCATCCCGGAGCACAACATGCTGCTGCGCGGCGCGGCCTACTACTCCGACCGCTACGTGCGCTGCGACGACGGCCGGTGGCGGATCGCCCACACCGGCTACGAACGCACCTACGAGGTGGTGCTCTCGCTCAGCGACCTGCCCAGCCTGCGTCTGACGTCGAGCCGCTGGGGCCTCATCGCCCGCGAGGACGGCATCGCCTCCGTCGAACGCGAACCCGGCGCCGCGGCCCAGGCCTACCGCGAACCCGACAGCGCCTGA
- the rsmA gene encoding 16S rRNA (adenine(1518)-N(6)/adenine(1519)-N(6))-dimethyltransferase RsmA produces MSEADVTARGDAALLGPAEVRALAERFGVRPTKQLGQNFVHDANTVRRIVTAAGVGRADTVLEVGPGLGSLTLALLDVVDSVVAVEIDPVLAEHLPRTVADRAPALAGRLRVVRDDALRVRAADLPASPTALVANLPYNVAVPVLLHLLAELPGLRTALVMVQAEVADRLAAEPGSRVYGVPSVKAGFFGTVRRAGAVGTQVFWPVPRVESGLVRVERYAEPPWPMDEQHRRRVFEIIDAAFAQRRKTLRAALAGWAGSPAEAERRLLAAGIDPTARGETLDTAAYVRLAAQA; encoded by the coding sequence GTGTCCGAAGCCGATGTCACCGCCCGCGGCGATGCCGCGTTGCTCGGGCCCGCCGAGGTGCGGGCGCTGGCCGAGCGGTTCGGCGTGCGGCCGACCAAGCAGCTCGGGCAGAACTTCGTCCACGACGCGAACACGGTGCGCCGCATCGTCACCGCGGCGGGCGTCGGCCGCGCCGACACGGTGCTGGAGGTCGGTCCCGGCCTCGGTTCGCTGACGCTGGCCCTGCTCGACGTGGTCGATTCGGTGGTGGCCGTCGAGATCGATCCGGTGCTCGCCGAGCATCTCCCGCGCACGGTGGCCGATCGCGCGCCCGCGTTGGCGGGGCGGTTGCGGGTGGTGCGGGACGACGCGCTGCGGGTGCGGGCAGCCGACCTGCCCGCGAGCCCGACGGCGCTGGTGGCCAATCTGCCCTACAACGTGGCCGTGCCGGTGCTGTTGCATCTGCTGGCCGAGTTGCCCGGCCTGCGCACGGCGCTGGTGATGGTGCAGGCCGAGGTGGCCGACCGGCTGGCTGCCGAGCCGGGCAGCCGGGTCTACGGTGTGCCCAGCGTGAAGGCTGGATTCTTCGGCACGGTGCGGCGGGCCGGTGCGGTGGGCACGCAGGTTTTCTGGCCGGTGCCGCGGGTGGAATCGGGACTGGTGCGGGTGGAGCGCTACGCCGAGCCGCCGTGGCCGATGGACGAGCAGCACCGCCGCCGGGTCTTCGAGATCATCGATGCGGCCTTCGCGCAGCGGCGCAAGACGCTGCGCGCGGCGCTGGCGGGCTGGGCGGGCAGTCCCGCCGAGGCCGAACGGCGGCTGCTGGCCGCGGGGATCGATCCCACGGCCCGGGGCGAGACGCTCGACACCGCCGCCTATGTGCGGCTGGCGGCGCAGGCCTGA